One genomic region from Erinaceus europaeus unplaced genomic scaffold, mEriEur2.1 scaffold_1034, whole genome shotgun sequence encodes:
- the LOC132536462 gene encoding proteinase-activated receptor 1-like — translation LCLFHFFSFSGSNATNGSVYLRTFPIVYSSEYEPFPMGEEEGKNASGFTEAFNHSHPLQQQPFVFISEDVSGYLTSTWLTVFIPSVYTGVFVVSLPLNLTAIVVFILKMKIKKPAVVYMLHLATADVLFVSVLPFKISYYFSGTDWKFGSEMCRFVTAAFYGNMYASIMLMTVISIDRFLAVVYPIESLSWRTLGRASLSCLAIWAVAVAGVLPLLLQEQTVRVPGLNITTCHDVLNSSLLEGYYAYYFSAFSAVFFFVPLIVSTVCYVSIIRCLSSPAVANQNKKSRALFLSAAVFSIFILCFGPTNILLILHYSSFLWGSTANTAYFAYLLCVCVSSLSCCLDPLIYYYASSDCQRHLYSVLCCKETSDSNSYNSSGQLMVSKVDTCSSNLNNSIYKKLLT, via the coding sequence AATGGATCTGTGTATCTTCGGACGTTTCCGATCGTATATAGCAGTGAATATGAGCCCTTCCcaatgggggaggaggaggggaaaaacgcAAGTGGATTCACTGAAGCCTTCAATCACAGCCATCCTCTTCAACAACAGCCCTTTGTCTTCATCTCCGAAGATGTCTCAGGCTACCTGACCAGCACTTGGCTCACTGTCTTTATCCCCTCTGTCTACACGGGCGTGTTTGTAGTAAGCCTGCCTCTCAACCTCACGGCCATTGTTGTGTTCATCTTGAAAATGAAGATCAAGAAGCCTGCCGTGGTCTACATGCTGCACTTGGCCACGGCCGACGTGCTTTTCGTGTCTGTCCTGCCCTTTAAGATCAGTTATTACTTTTCGGGAACTGACTGGAAATTCGGGTCCGAAATGTGTCGCTTTGTCACCGCGGCCTTTTACGGTAACATGTATGCCTCCATCATGCTCATGACAGTCATAAGCATCGACCGGTTTCTGGCTGTGGTGTACCCCATCGAGTCCCTCTCCTGGCGCACCCTGGGCAGggcctctctctcctgtctggCCATCTGGGCGGTAGCCGTGGCGGGAGTGCTGCCTCTCCTCCTCCAGGAGCAGACGGTGCGGGTGCCGGGGCTCAACATAACCACCTGTCACGATGTGCTCAACTCCTCCCTCCTCGAAGGCTACTACGCCTATTACTTCTCGGCCTTCTCCGCCGTCTTCTTCTTCGTGCCTCTGATTGTCTCCACGGTCTGTTACGTGTCTATCATTCGGTGTCTTAGCTCTCCCGCAGTTGCCAACCAGAACAAGAAGTCCCGGGCCCTCTTCCTGTCAGCTGCTGTTTTCAGCATCTTCATCCTTTGCTTTGGGCCCACAAACATCCTCCTGATTCTGCACTACTCCTCCTTTCTCTGGGGCTCCACGGCAAACACCGCCTATTTTGCCTACCTCCTCTGCGTCTGTGTCAGCAGCCTCAGCTGTTGTCTCGACCCACTCATCTACTATTACGCCTCCTCGGATTGCCAGAGGCACCTCTACAGTGTCTTGTGTTGCAAAGAGACTTCGGATTCCAACAGTTATAACAGCAGCGGCCAGTTGATGGTGAGTAAGGTGGATACTTGCTCTAGTAACCTGAATAATAGCATTTATAAAAAGCTATTAACTTAG